atttacttggacgtagtgttatggaaaccaaaggtgtaccattttcaacacgctgtctacatatcaagttaagtctatccgaaacccgtttatcattcatttatggccattaatgtcaggatatagggtgacccggttagatcacgtggaagcctcaaattaaaggtaattaagccaggtcttcaatgttcaatgttctgtatagtgttttctctgatatagcttgtcatatataggattctggcttcacagctagcgcacttttgacaggtcaagacgaggatgcaagattttgtgcaccagttactgggtgatatggaagctacctcaaagaggataatttggtgtctacaccctagttatacctggtggactaacctgctgtactataagataaggaacctcttcaatgtatgtaattttgtagtttgattggctgcatatatatattaatttaataaccccccctaatgtgtagaggatcgatttgtgagattgagattattgcagaaatacagtccacttaacattatacaaattgctatcgaagtatataaattaacgtaaatataaattcatataaattaaataaatataaatctcacaggtcggttcccacagttctTGACGTTTCAGTCCCCGACCTTCCAGTTCTTGACGTTTCAGTCCCCGACCTTCCAGTTCTTGACGTTTCAGTCCCCGACCTTCCAGTTCTTGACGTTTCAGTCCCCGATCTTCCAGTTCTTGACGTTTCAGTCCCCGACCTTCCAGTTCTTGACGTTTCAGTCCCCGATCTTCCAGTTCTTGACGTTTCAGTCCCCGATCTTCCAGTTCTTGACGTTTCAGTCCCCGATCTTCCAGTTCTTGACGTTTCAGTCCCCTATCTTCCAATTCTTGACGTTTCAGTCCCCGATCTTCCAGTTCTTGACGCTTCAGTTCTCGATCTTCCAGTTCTCAAGCTTCTAATACTCGATTTTCAGTCCTTTAGGTTTAAGCCCTAGAGGTTCGAGTCCTTGAGTGCTCAGTCTTCTAGCGCCCAGATCTCAAGCTTCCAGCGTTAAATTCACACTTTTCATGTTTCAATTAAGACGTTTCGAGCTGTACCTTGATTTGCCTTTTTAAGCAATCTGATCTTTCAGTCCCTTGACTGAAGCTATACACGGCGTTCTCTCCTTCGACTGCAACACGACCAATTACTGAAATCCTTGcacaagttaaaatcttcaatgtTGACATTTAAAACTGCAGAGTGGTACTATTTGATTTTCCTTTGAATAAATCATAAATCtttgctggaaccaatcgtattggcgtatgcctttccattggagactttcagcgccttgGAGAgaggggacctgctgcttgggtaacagcttctcccctgtatcaacctaccctggctttgcgccctggagaggccactccagaccgacaaccagagcgcaactccatagtctcctgagacagatggatgcctactactactaaatCCCACAAAATATATCTAGTTACCACGATCGTATACTTGTTCATCTGTCTCAACATATTTATGATATAGGTGCTGGAGCATCTGTATGATCATTTATACATTTTGTCCCTTAGGGGGTAAGAGGTGTGTGTTGATGTACCTCTGTGGCAGTGGTGGTCCCCTTGCTGGCCCTCCTTGCCTTCTTGTTCCAGTTCCCGTGCTGGCCAGTGGCTGGGCGTCTTAGTGAGCAGTAATGATGGCAGTAATAAAGCAGTAGTGAGCAGTAATTAAGATGCTgtcgtgcagacgaggagtcacaataacgtggctgaaatatgttgaccagaccacacactagaaagtgaggggacgacgacgtttcggtccgtcctggaccattctcaagttgattgtgagattggcacacaatcgacttgagaatggtccagaatggaccgaaatgtcgtcgtcccttcactttctagtatgtggtctggtcaacaagctgTTACACAGTCGCTCACCGCAGTCGGTTCAGAACCGACAGTTCCCTTGTTTGATTACCTTTCTTGGACGTTTGGACACATATTGCTGCACCAAGTGTCTTTGTTagcttatagtaaattgtcatgcTGGAGTTAGACAACTGGCGTGGCATGCATTCTGAGGGAGGCAAGTAGCTGGCTTGTTTAGGGATTCCCAGCAAGACTCAGCCTTCCAGTCCCTGGTAATGGTAGAACAAACCTCACATTTACGAAGAGGGATGATAAAGAGATGACGAGGTCACCGTTGGCGTAGAGGTGCAGCGAGGCTGTGGCCCGACAATCCCAGAGCTCTGGGCTTCAACCCcctgcaattactattcgtaaaaACCCGTGAGAAGTCACGTTATCTTCGGGAGATCTGCGAGTCGGGAGGCGAGTTTCTCCGGCCATTTCCACGGGTTGGGCAGGGCGTGGAAATAAGGCCAAGCCTGTCTCTTTAGGGACCGTCTGAGGTCTTTACGACGAAGATGCTTGGAGTGGAGGAAATATTACTGGTACCAAGCACGAGGCTGTCTGCCTCAGAGTTCCtccactcgcctcagtcatgccgAGTTGTCAATAGTAAAGTTATGTCGAGCTGTATATAATTGACCAAAAAATATCTTGTTTTCGCGAGGAAAATATTTGTGATATCGGACGCTTAGAATTATCGCCATAAACGCTGGACTTGAGATAACTCGTTTATAATTTACATGATAGTTTATCAGACATATCTAGCCAGTATATTTACTTGCTATTTGTATTGGCTATTTTTTGCCTGCAGGAAtgaactattagctcttggactccgcctttttaGCCATTGATTGTCCAATGTGTTGACTCTGAACCTAATCTTTTCTATGTTATCATCTACATatattctctctcccccctcccccccccctcccgttctCTCTCACGTGTACACATTCTCAGGATACAACCTGCAATTAACTTCCAGGTTAGTTGCAATTAACTTACTGTTAAGACATGAGACATGAGGTAAAAGAATTATACCTAATTTGTTTCGGACTATGCTGGGAATCGAACGCTGGTCCTTTGACTGCGAATCCCAAACGCTgcccgcgcgcgcgtgtgtacttacctagttgtgcttgcggggggttgagctctggctctttggtcctgcctctcaactgtcaattaactggtgtacaggttcctgagcctactgggctctatcatatctacatttgaaactgtgtatggagtcaacctccaccacatcactgcctaatgaattccatttgtcaaccactctgacaccaaaaaagaaatatttctaatatctatgtggctcatttgggcactcaatttccacctagtgcgtgtgtgtgtgtgtgtgtgtgtgtgtgtgtgtgtgtgtgtgtgtgtgtgtgtgtgtgtgtgtgtgtgtgtgtgtgtgtgtgtgtgtgtgtgtgtgtgtgtgtgtgtgtgtgtgtgtgtgtgtgtgtgtgtgtgtgtgtgcgtgtgtgtgtgtgcgtgtgtgtgtgtgcgtgaacaATTTCCTGGTGGGCCTTATAGCAAGGACTCAACCGCAGTGATAAAATTCTGAACTGATTATAAATTTCTGGAGAACAGTTCAGTGTCAACAGAGCGGACCATAAACTTGCTGGCGGACTATTGTTTACTGCCCTCCTGGACCCCCACTACTCCGCCCCCCCCCTACAGGGGCCCCTGGACCCCCACTACTCCGCCCCCCCTTCCAGGACTCCCCCTGGACCCCCACAACTCCGCCCCCCCTTCCAGGACTCCCCCTGGACCCCCActactccgcccccccccctccaggggcCCCCTGGACCCCCactactcctccccccccccccctccagggccCTCCTGGACCCccacttctctccccccccccctccaggacgCTCGTACAGTCTCTCGTGCACCGACTGGGTCCTGGTGGTTCACGGTTGTTAAGTAATCTTTAACGACTTCTAACATACTCCTCTGACGCCTTTAACACCTAAAAGGTTCTTCGAATGTGACTAATTTGCGCCGCTTGTTTCCATCTATATTGCCTCGTTCGGGTATGAACGAGGCAATACAGTTTAAGGGTATGAACAATGTTATTTGTCAATTTGTCAATTTCAATTTGTCAATTTGTCAATTTTGTTTGTCAATTTGTCAATTTCAATTTGTCAATTTGTCAATTTTGTTTGTCAATTTGTCAATTTTGTTTCTCAATTTGTCAATTTCAATTTGTCAATTTGTCAATTTTGTTTGTCAATTTGTCAATTTCAATTTGTCAATTTCAATTTGTCAATTTGTCAATTTTGTTTGTCAATTTGTCAATTTCAATTTGTCAATTTGTCAATTTTGTTTGTCAATTTGTCAATTTCAATTTGTCAATTTCAATTTGTCAATTTGTCAATTTTGTTTGTCAATTTGTCAATTTCAATTTGTCAATTTGTCAATTTCACTCTGAATCTTTTGTTTATTATGGTGCCTTAACCTTTTCTCCAGACTGATGAGGTTTAGTTCCCTCAGTCGTTCCTTCGACCTCAATCCTTGCAGCTCAGGTCTTTCTGGTAATTATTTCCTTGCTTCTTTGGGTGTCACGGGTACATTAGCTGTGGTGTCACGGGTACATTAGCTGTGGTGTCACGGGTACATTAGCTGTGGTGTCACGGGTACATTAGCTGTGGTGTCACGGGTACATTAGCTGTGACGTCACGGGTACATTAGCTGTGGTGTCACGGGTACATTAGCTGTGGTGTCACGGGTACATTAGCAGTGGTGTCACGGGTACATTAGCTGTGGTGTCACGGGTACATTAGCTGTGGTGTCACGGGTACATTAGCTGTGGTGTCACGGGTACATTAGCTGTGGTGTCACGGGTACATTAGCTGTGGTGTCAAGGCCACATTAGCTGTGGTGTCACAACCACATTAGCTGTGGTGTCACAGCCACAATAGCTGTGGTGTCACGGAAACACAAGATTAACAACGATCGTAAGTTTATTCAAGAACTATCTTATCACTACACGATAACGCTTGATTAGACTGATGTCAACAAAGCTAAAACACACAGACATTAACTGGTCGATAACTGTTCCCACAGGAAAAAAAAATCCCTCACTTAACGCTTACAAGACAAACCAGTCGTTAACTGTGCTTCCTAATCACTGCTGCATGCAAAACTGTGGCACGGGAGCCCAGTAGGATGCTCAGCTAATCACATGATTGTGAACAATAACTCGAATGACACTGTCAGTGGTACAGACAATTGTCATACAATCAACAATAGAAGCTAAAAGTTATGCAGGTGTGTTTCACACATGCATGAAGACAGGTGTATCACTATGCTATCAGGCAGGAGTCATGTGTTTACTCACAGTCATATCTGGACCTTCACCTGTACCAGGTGTTGGGACAGGCGAGAATAACTGACTGGCTGATCGCTGAACTGCATGCAGAGACTGATAATAACTCACCTCTAGGTGGGGCACAGAGCCATATCTGTCTGATAATGCATGGATTAGCACCCCTCTAGGTACGTGGACGCGAGGTCACCTTCTTTATTACTGATTCAACACGGTGCACACATTAATAGTAAGCGAGACAGAGATCGGAATAAACTTGAATGACAAGCGGAGCACTGCACGGACCTATTATCTTTCATGGCTACTAGGACCCATTTTCTTCCTTGGGTACCAAGACCCATTCTCTTGAGTACTACGGCCCATTTCTTGGGTGCCAAGACTCTTCTCTTCCTTGGGTACCAAGACCCATTCTCTTGAGTACTACGACCCATTTCTTGGGTACTACGACCCATTTCTTGGGTACTACGACCCATTTCTTGGGTACTACGACCCATTTCTTGGGTATCAGGACCTCTTGGGTACCAAGACCCATTCTCTTCCTATTATTTATCAGTGACCAAACAAAGGAAGCAAGACTTTTCATGACCATTTAAAAAGCACAATAGATGTTGATTGAAGAATGCTCAGAACTGATCAAACTTGAAGTCAATTATAAATATGGCTTTAGGATTTAAACCTAAGAAAGTTGAGAGTAACGAGGTTGTTGAGAGCGGGTGATTAGCGTTCCTGGGCTGTTTAACGCGTCATTCTAATTCGCACTTGAAAAATAAAAGCATTTTCGTAACAGATATAACACGAAGTCTATTGCTTCGTGTTATAAGACATGACCTAATCTGACCTCTCCAGTTATTGGAGACCTTCTCCAGACCAGGTCAGCCATGTTCCCCACACCCTTAGACACCCGAtgtgccccccccaccccatgcccTCCCCTTTTCCCCTCACCCTAAGTCTTTCCCTGGTTCCTTACCCCCTGATCTACCCTTCGTTCACCCAAGCATTTCTCCCACGACCCTATGCCCTCTCTGTTTCCCCATCCTATGCCCTCTTTATCCCTAATTCCAGCCCCTCATCCACTCAAGACTCTCCTAGCCACACCCCATCTCAGACCCTCCCAGATCCCCATCCTAGACCTTCAACgccctgccacccccccccccaacccctccctctgtccccccccctattccagatgcatcacagacaacagactggacagaagagagtcagcttcaaaaTAATGTTCTCGAACAGATGGGATTACAACCAAAGCAAGTGAACTTGGGGAAAGACTACTAGATAATATCtctgatgtaattggactcacagaaacgaaACTGTCAGGTATCGTAAAAAAGGGCCGTGTTTCCCCTAGGActgcactgtaataaggaaagaaggaaggggaaggaggagTGTCCCTACTGATAAGGGAATGTAGTTTCagaagatggttatcccaggtttATTAAACATTCACCCGAATCATTTATTTTGTAGAGATAAGAGGACATTGTGTTTATCAAATGACTAGTGAAATTTATCACAAAAAcaacgttaggttaggtgagataacATAGGTTCTTGAAAAAAAAACATAAGGAATTCGATGTGAGGTTAGGTATGACAACATAGGTTCGTTGAAATGACAACTTCTAGACAGGCTGAATTTCTTAGAAGTCTACTTAAAATAATATTTTTCAAAGAAAACAATAAAGGCTGAGGAGACCAAAGGATGAGCTATGCGGCAGGCACATTATATTGTGTAAAATCTTTGCAAAAAATACAACCAGCTGTCCACACAGAAATCAAAattgcgtgatgtatcaaatgaacaaatccacaagggccgtgacgaggattcgaacctgcgtccgagagcatcccagacgtagctcagtcgattaaggcagcgtcttagatgctctcggacgcaggttcgaatcctcgtcacggcccttgtggatttgttcatgaactATTGAAGAATTAATGAGTAAATTGTACGGGTGCCGCAGGAGTGAGTGATTGTACGGGTGACACAGGTGTGAATGATTGTACAGGTGTCGCAGATATGAATGATTGTACGGGTGCCGCAGGTGTAAATGATTGTACGGGTGCCGCAGGTGTGTATGACTGGACGGGTGCCGCAGGTGTGAATGATTGTACGGGTGCCGCAGGTGTGTATGATTGTACGGCTGACGCAGGTGTGAATGATTGTACGGGTGCCGCAGGTGTGAATGATTGTACGGCTGACGCAGGTGTGAATGATTGTACGGGTGCCGCAGGTGTGAATGATTGTACGGGTGCCGCAGGTGTAAATGATTGTACGGGTGCCGCAGGTGTGAATGATTGTACGGGTGCCGCAGGTGTGAATGATTGTACGGGTGACGCAGGTGTGAATGATTGTACGAGTGCCGCAGGTGTGAATGATTGTACGGGTGACGCAGGTGTGAATGATTGTACGGGTGCCGCAGGTGTGAATGATTGTACGGGTGCTGCAGGTGTGAATGATTGTACGGGTGCCGCAGGTGTGAATGATTGTACGGGTGCCGCAGGTGTGAATGATTGTACGGGTGCCGCAGGTGTGAATGATTGTACGGGTGCTGCAGGTGTGAATGATTGTACGGCTGACGCAGGTGTGAATGATTGTACGGCTGACGCAGGTGTGAATGATTGTACGGGTGCCGCAGGTGTGAATGATTGTACGAGTGCCGCAGGTATAGTCTCTTATCCATTTTCCCTCAAGTTTCTCAAATTCTTTAATTAGAAGACGTCATAATATGCTAACTATGGAACCATAAAGAAATTTCTACCTACCTTAAAGACAGGTGAATATCTGTCCCGCGATGATCGATTACACACCTACCTGAAATGGCGCGAATACTAATTATTTAAATTACTTTTGACttgcttttatacattaaaatcCTAATATACCACACGGGATAATCATTTTAATTCACATGTGTCCGGATCGCAGGTAAATGACTTTAGCATCGAGGTGTTTCTTAAATTCCACTGAAGGACGATGGTGCTGATTGATGAGGATTAATATTACGCCACTCAAGAGGTGGTACGGGCGCTCAGAGCC
This sequence is a window from Procambarus clarkii isolate CNS0578487 chromosome 36, FALCON_Pclarkii_2.0, whole genome shotgun sequence. Protein-coding genes within it:
- the LOC138371710 gene encoding paternally-expressed gene 3 protein-like, translating into MDKRLYLRHSYNHSHLRHPYNHSHLRQPYNHSHLRQPYNHSHLQHPYNHSHLRHPYNHSHLRHPYNHSHLRHPYNHSHLQHPYNHSHLRHPYNHSHLRHPYNHSHLRHSYNHSHLRHPYNHSHLRHPYNHSHLRHPYNHLHLRHPYNHSHLRHPYNHSHLRQPYNHSHLRHPYNHSHLRQPYNHTHLRHPYNHSHLRHPSSHTHLRHPYNHLHLRHPYNHSYLRHLYNHSHLCHPYNHSLLRHPYNLLINSSIVHEQIHKGRDEDSNLRPRASKTLP